One window of the Planctomycetia bacterium genome contains the following:
- a CDS encoding metalloregulator ArsR/SmtB family transcription factor: MAAAKLRLTDLDALGQAAECLRTLAHPHRLRMVQMLLQGEFTVGELAEACELPSAMASEHLRLMQRCGFLASEKDGRKVFYRVAEPHLKNILKCVEERFGVGSAR, from the coding sequence ATGGCCGCGGCAAAACTTCGATTGACGGACCTTGACGCGCTGGGGCAGGCGGCGGAGTGCCTGCGGACGTTGGCCCATCCGCACCGGTTGCGGATGGTACAGATGTTGCTCCAAGGAGAGTTCACCGTCGGCGAACTGGCCGAGGCCTGCGAGTTGCCGAGCGCGATGGCGTCGGAGCATTTGCGGCTGATGCAGCGCTGCGGCTTTTTGGCCAGCGAGAAAGACGGCCGCAAAGTTTTTTACCGAGTGGCGGAACCGCACTTGAAAAACATCCTGAAATGCGTCGAGGAGCGTTTCGGCGTGGGCTCGGCGCGATGA